From one Plantibacter flavus genomic stretch:
- a CDS encoding MFS transporter, producing the protein MSASAATASHPTTAPSGSPARRWWVLVVLAMTQLIVVLDGTIVNIALPAAQQELELSDTQRQWVVTAYALAFGALLLLGGRIADYWGRKRTYLVGMVGFGAASAFGGFAQSGTELIIARGLQGVFAALMAPAALALLTVTFAHGRDRNTAFAVFGTVAGAGAAVGLILGGVLTEFVDWRWCLLVNVPFVIVGLIAGLILVTESKAEGDNRYDWLGAITVILGLGSLVYGFTLAEGGWGSADTIGFLALGAGLLSLFVFIEMRVAQPLLPLRIVADRVRGGAFLMQMIVGSVMIGALLYLTFHLQIVLGFPPLEAGIATLPMTVAIMIVAPIATKLLPAIGPRPLLIIGPLVAAAALVYLSRITADGDYFVQVLPALLVLGIGMAMIFVPMQNLALTGVAPHDAGAASATANASMQIGGSIGLSVFTTVYASVTDQATVTDQASQLVAFTQGYSAAFIAAAVGLVIASVIAVVCIRGRKEDLLPSGDQQAVHLG; encoded by the coding sequence TTGTCTGCATCCGCAGCCACCGCATCGCATCCCACCACAGCACCGTCCGGTTCCCCGGCCCGCCGCTGGTGGGTCCTCGTCGTCCTCGCGATGACGCAGCTCATCGTCGTCCTCGACGGCACGATCGTGAACATCGCCCTTCCGGCAGCCCAGCAGGAGCTCGAGCTGTCCGACACGCAGCGTCAGTGGGTCGTCACGGCCTACGCCCTCGCGTTCGGCGCGCTGTTGCTGCTCGGTGGCCGCATCGCCGACTACTGGGGCCGGAAGCGCACCTACCTGGTCGGCATGGTCGGCTTCGGCGCCGCATCGGCCTTCGGCGGGTTCGCCCAGAGCGGGACCGAACTCATCATCGCCCGCGGCCTGCAGGGCGTGTTCGCCGCACTCATGGCGCCCGCCGCACTCGCGCTCCTCACCGTCACCTTCGCCCACGGCCGCGACCGCAACACGGCCTTCGCCGTCTTCGGTACCGTCGCCGGTGCCGGGGCGGCCGTTGGCCTGATCCTCGGCGGCGTGCTCACCGAGTTCGTCGACTGGCGCTGGTGCCTGCTCGTCAACGTGCCCTTCGTGATCGTCGGACTCATCGCCGGCCTCATCCTCGTGACCGAGAGCAAGGCCGAGGGCGACAACCGCTACGACTGGCTCGGTGCGATCACGGTCATCCTGGGCCTCGGTTCCCTCGTCTACGGCTTCACGCTGGCCGAGGGCGGCTGGGGGAGCGCCGACACCATCGGCTTCCTCGCGCTCGGTGCGGGACTCCTCTCCCTCTTCGTCTTCATCGAGATGCGTGTCGCGCAGCCCCTGCTCCCGCTGCGCATCGTGGCGGACCGGGTCCGCGGCGGTGCCTTCCTCATGCAGATGATCGTCGGCAGCGTCATGATCGGTGCCCTGCTCTACCTGACGTTCCACCTGCAGATCGTGCTCGGCTTCCCGCCGCTCGAGGCGGGCATCGCGACCCTCCCGATGACCGTCGCGATCATGATCGTCGCCCCGATCGCCACGAAGCTCCTGCCGGCCATCGGCCCGCGCCCGCTGCTCATCATCGGTCCGCTCGTCGCGGCGGCCGCCCTCGTATACCTCAGCCGCATCACGGCCGACGGCGACTACTTCGTCCAGGTGCTGCCGGCGCTGCTCGTGCTCGGGATCGGCATGGCGATGATCTTCGTCCCGATGCAGAACCTCGCGCTGACGGGCGTCGCCCCGCACGACGCCGGTGCGGCCTCCGCCACGGCGAACGCCTCCATGCAGATCGGTGGGTCGATCGGCCTGTCGGTCTTCACCACGGTCTACGCGAGTGTCACCGACCAGGCGACGGTCACGGATCAGGCCTCGCAGCTCGTGGCGTTCACCCAGGGCTACTCGGCGGCGTTCATCGCGGCTGCGGTCGGCCTCGTGATCGCGAGCGTCATCGCGGTCGTCTGCATTCGCGGTCGCAAGGAGGACCTCCTGCCCTCGGGTGACCAGCAGGCCGTCCACCTGGGCTGA